From Punica granatum isolate Tunisia-2019 chromosome 1, ASM765513v2, whole genome shotgun sequence:
ATTATTATAACCAATTGATCATCACCATCAGGAAaacattctatatatatatatatatattagcagaAGTAAACCTGAACTGGTGTTTTTCATGCAGAGGTTCTATCTCGCCGGAAACCCGGAGAACGAGCATCAAGTCCAAGGCCAGAGAGGGCGCCACagccagcagcagcagcagcagccctTCGCCCGCCCCGGAGGCCGAGGTGGAGGCAGCGCTTGTGACAACATCTTCTGTGGCTTCGACGCAGAGCTCCTGGCGGAGGCGTTCAATGTGGATATGGAGACGGCGAGGAGGCTCCAGAATGAGAACGACAACCGGAACAACATCGTGCGGGTCGAGGGCCGCCTTCAGGTCGTGAGGCCCCCTAGAAGGCAGAGCGGGTGGGAGAGGGAAGGCGAGAGCGAGAGGGAGAGGCATAGGTACGGACGGCGCTCATCGAGGAGGGAGACCGAGTGGTGGAGGCCCTCGAGGAGGGAGCCTGAGTGGGAGAGGGAGACTGAGTGGGAGAGGGAGCGGCCCTCTCCGAGGAGGGAGACTGAGTGGGAGAGGGAGAGGCGGCCCTCGCCGAGGAGGGAAACCGAgtgggagagggagagggagagggaaagGTACCAAGGGCGTGGTGGTCGTGGCGGGCGCTGCGATGGCCTCGAGTGCAACGGCAATGACAACAATGATAACGGCATCGACGAGACCCTCTGCACCATGAGGCTGAGGGAGAACATCCAGGATCCCGCTCGTGCTGATATCTACACCAGGCAAGCCGGTCATATAAGCACTCTCAACAGCCACAACCTTCCGATCCTCTC
This genomic window contains:
- the LOC116193150 gene encoding 11S globulin-like isoform X2, which codes for MQRFYLAGNPENEHQVQGQRGRHSQQQQQQPFARPGGRGGGSACDNIFCGFDAELLAEAFNVDMETARRLQNENDNRNNIVRVEGRLQVVRPPRRQSGWEREGESERERHRYGRRSSRRETEWWRPSRREPEWERETEWERERPSPRRETEWERERRPSPRRETEWERERERERYQGRGGRGGRCDGLECNGNDNNDNGIDETLCTMRLRENIQDPARADIYTRQAGHISTLNSHNLPILSWLQLSAEYGRLHQDAIMGPHWNLNAHSVIYALRGRARIQVVDNNGQAVFDEELQQGRILVVPQNFAVVKRAENEEFEWVSFKTSDNAMINPLAGRTSVMRALPDEVIANAYQISREDARRLKYSRKESTLFRAASGSMIQRRAEA